One window of Stigmatopora nigra isolate UIUO_SnigA chromosome 14, RoL_Snig_1.1, whole genome shotgun sequence genomic DNA carries:
- the rest gene encoding RE1-silencing transcription factor — translation MSSTSLFSMETFPAMDEAIRASAAPQLVMLANVADAVAEDKEMAELKTVACGYSDAEDDVNYDFADDVDDDYPESASPMEDVDESSPPDSDVSALPAPPSPAEGAKKKKPFHCKPCHFQADDEKAFVEHLRTHAVSKAAVGRRVEGRSKGREPAEEVVDAKGLIRCQRCGYNTNRYDHYVAHLKHHGKEGDDHRVFKCTLCAYSTVSQYHWRKHLRNHFPSKLHTCSQCSYFSDRKSNYIQHIRTHTGVRPFRCPYCDYSSSQKTHLTRHMRTHSGERPFKCESCNYLAANQHEVTRHARQVHNGPKPLACPYCEYKTADRSNFKKHVELHLNPRQFLCPLCKYAASKKCNLQYHIKSRHSGCDVTVDVSKVKLRVKKPEGPPTEEPAAEEKQQQQLPPLLLSPIGRSDAVDLSVGKKGEPEEAPLRAPKKEKSGTAPRQKDTSAVVSEAKKRVKKSGTDGVRHPEPAEDRPAKSPLGGVASGSAANWAVDPAPAESEWEEPARRKDGKSRKRKAPEAGGVREGRSRPETLPTPEPAEEGLPSAKTRAVEPEDDEGVHSGHEGGHEGGHEGGDVSDNSDGASEGSDDSGLNGKMATEPGTPETPGTPETPGTPKTEMAVATELKSHTCIFCDRHFPLESQYRRHLKRHLVNVYYMDTPGAH, via the exons ATGTCGTCCACGTCCCTCTTCTCCATGGAGACTTTCCCGGCGATGGACGAGGCCATCCGGGCCTCGGCGGCCCCGCAGCTGGTGATGCTGGCCAACGTGGCGGACGCGGTGGCTGAGGACAAAGAGATGGCGGAGCTCAAGACGGTGGCGTGCGGCTACTCGGACGCCGAGGACGACGTCAA ttacGACTTTGCCGACGACGTCGATGACGACTATCCGGAATCGGCGAGCCCGATGGAGGACGTCGACGAATCGTCCCCCCCTGACTCGGACGTCTCCGCCCTCCCGGCGCCGCCGTCCCCGGCGGAGGGCGCCAAGAAGAAAAAGCCCTTCCACTGCAAGCCGTGTCACTTTCAGGCCGACGACGAAAAGGCCTTCGTGGAGCACCTGCGCACGCACGCCGTCAGCAAGGCGGCGGTGGGCCGGCGCGTGGAGGGGCGGAGCAAAGGCCGGGAGCCCGCCGAGGAGGTGGTCGACGCCAAGGGCCTGATCCGCTGCCAGCGCTGCGGCTACAACACCAACCGCTACGACCATTACGTGGCGCACCTCAAGCATCACGGCAAGGAGGGCGACGACCACAG GGTCTTCAAGTGCACCTTGTGCGCGTACAGCACGGTCAGTCAGTACCATTGGAGGAAGCACCTGAGGAACCACTTTCCCAGCAAGCTGCACACGTGCAGTCAGTGCTCGTACTTCTCCGACCGCAAGAGCAACTACATCCAGCACATCCGCACGCACACGG GCGTCCGGCCTTTCCGCTGCCCGTACTGCGACTACTCCAGCTCCCAGAAGACCCACCTGACCCGACACATGCGCACGCACTCAG GCGAGCGACCTTTCAAGTGCGAGAGCTGCAACTACCTGGCCGCCAACCAGCACGAGGTGACCCGCCACGCCCGGCAGGTCCACAACGGTCCCAAACCGCTGGCCTGCCCGTACTGCGAGTACAAGACGGCCGACCGCAGCAATTTCAAGAAACACGTGGAGCTGCACCTCAACCCTCGCCAGTTTCTCTGCCCGCTCTGCAAATACGCCGCCTCCAAAAAGTGCAACCTGCAGTACCACATCAAATCCCGACACTCGGGCTGCGATGTCACCGTCGACGTCTCCAAGGTCAAGCTGAGGGTCAAAAAACCAGAGGGCCCACCCACCGAGGAGCCAGCCGCCGAGGagaagcaacagcagcagctgcCGCCGCTTCTTCTTTCCCCCATAGGACGGTCTGATGCCGTCGATCTTTCCGTCGGAAAGAAAGGGGAGCCGGAAGAGGCGCCACTGCGTGCCCCCAAAAAGGAGAAAAGCGGCACCGCCCCCAGACAAAAAGACACGTCCGCCGTCGTCTCCGAAGCTAAGAAAAGAGTCAAGAAAAGCGGGACGGATGGAGTTCGCCACCCAGAACCCGCGGAAGACCGGCCGGCAAAGTCGCCGCTCGGAGGCGTGGCTTCCGGGAGTGCCGCTAACTGGGCCGTTGACCCCGCCCCCGCCGAGTCGGAGTGGGAAGAACCCGCTCGGCGGAAGGACGGCAAATCCAGGAAGAGGAAGGCGCCGGAAGCCGGTGGGGTCAGAGAGGGGCGGTCCCGCCCGGAGACACTTCCCACCCCCGAGCCGGCGGAAGAGGGCCTGCCCTCGGCCAAAACTCGGGCCGTGGAGCCGGAGGACGACGAGGGCGTGCACAGTGGCCACGAGGGGGGGCATGAAGGCGGGCATGAAGGCGGGGACGTGAGCGACAACAGTGACGGAGCTTCCGAAGGCAGTGACGACTCGGGGCTCAACGGGAAAATGGCCACCGAGCCCGGGACGCCCGAGACGCCCGGGACGCCAGAGACACCCGGGACGCCCAAGACGGAAATGGCCGTGGCCACAGAGCTGAAAAGTCACACTTGCATTTTCTGCGATCGCCATTTCCCCCTGGAGTCCCAATACCGTCGCCACCTCAAGCGCCATCTTGTCAACGTGTACTATATGGACACGCCGGGGGCCCACtga
- the noa1 gene encoding nitric oxide-associated protein 1, whose amino-acid sequence MLMMLRVTASLGRAIQRSPRCGVSFVGTNAALGRARSGGRRELGPSCMVEPNREESFLLADYADAGEEPMGADPPPRGVTAGSRQRPHAEAKSLNDRKKKGVHKIAGTADPEEPVGDSHCSGCGAVLHCTDGAVPGYLPGEKYKALLREGGLKSATCQRCHLLRHHQKAVDLSVSKEEFRDTLRQVRQQKGLVLLVADLLDLPDSLIPDLPDLVGSDKSVVVLGNKIDAIPADSPDYLKRIRRRLAGYCEEAGYGARVTDVRLVSAKSGYGLETLISVLQKTWRYKGDVYLVGAANAGKSTLFNALLRSDYCKARAADVFGEATVSPFPGTTLNLLKFPIINPTGYRMHRRERRLAREEDAASPGRAEEPADIRRRGYLEGHVGRTFLPRVGRKTITFDPGALSFGEDDDDSDGGKRSATEKAGSQLTYKELKYARWLFDTPGIAKEHDILDLLDEREVKAVVPRGALVPRTLTLKVGMCLYVGALARIDYLEGKSSCWFSVIVNHQIPLHVCPVEKADAVYQKHAGRKLLGVPSGGAERMKNFPPLVPRDFQPEGRGRQEAAADILLSSAGWVAVTAREGQRPLLRVHGPAGIAFSLRTPPLLPGLAVLKRTRRREDESPIETAKISSNKENVY is encoded by the exons ATGTTGATGATGCTCCGCGTAACCGCGAGCTTGGGTCGTGCGATCCAGCGTTCACCCCGATGTGGCGTCTCGTTTGTGGGGACGAATGCCGCCCTGGGACGTGCCAGGAGTGGTGGCCGGCGTGAACTCGGACCGAGCTGCATGGTGGAGCCTAACCGAGAAGAAAGCTTCCTGCTTGCGGACTATGCAG ATGCGGGAGAGGAACCCATGGGAGCCGACCCGCCTCCCCGCGGGGTCACCGCAGGGTCCAGGCAACGCCCCCACGCCGAAGCGAAATCTCTCAACGACCGTAAAAAGAAGGGCGTGCACAAGATTGCCGGGACGGCAGATCCGGAGGAACCCGTCGGCGACAGCCACTGCTCGGGCTGCGGCGCCGTCCTACACTGCACCGACGGCGCCGTCCCGGGTTACCTGCCCGGCGAGAAGTACAAGGCCCTGCTCCGGGAGGGTGGTCTGAAGAGCGCCACCTGCCAGCGCTGTCACTTGCTGCGCCACCATCAGAAGGCCGTGGACCTGTCCGTGTCCAAGGAGGAGTTCCGCGACACGTTGCGGCAAGTCCGCCAGCAAAAGGGTCTGGTGCTCCTGGTGGCCGACCTCCTGGACCTACCCGACTCGCTCATACCGGACCTCCCGGATTTAGTGGGCTCGGACAAAAGCGTGGTGGTGCTGGGAAACAAAATCGACGCCATCCCCGCCGACTCGCCCGACTACTTGAAGCGCATCCGCCGCCGGCTGGCCGGCTACTGCGAGGAGGCCGGCTACGGGGCCCGGGTGACGGACGTCCGCCTGGTCAGCGCCAAGAGCGGCTACGGCCTGGAAACTCTGATTTCCGTCTTGCAGAAGACGTGGAGGTACAAAGGCGACGTCTACCTGGTGGGCGCCGCCAACGCGGGCAAGTCAACGCTCTTCAATGCGCTGCTGCGCTCCGATTACTGCAAGGCCAGAGCCGCCGATGTGTTTGGCGAAGCCACTGTTTCGCCATTTCCTG ggACCACTCTGAACCTTCTCAAGTTCCCGATCATCAACCCCACGGGCTACCGGATGCACCGACGAGAGCGGCGCCTCGCTCGGGAGGAGGACGCCGCGTCCCCCGGCCGAGCCGAGGAACCCGCCGATATCCGTCGCCGGGGCTACTTAGAAG GTCACGTGGGTCGAACTTTCCTACCTAGAGTCGGACGGAAAACCATCACCTTTGATCCAGGCGCCTTGTCCTTCGGGGAGGACGACGATGACAGTGATGGCGGTAAAAGAAGTGCAACGG AAAAAGCTGGCAGCCAATTGACCTACAAGGAGTTGAAATATGCGAGGTGGCTATTTGACACGCCCGGAATCGCCAAGGAGCACGAC ATCTTGGACCTGCTGGATGAACGGGAAGTGAAAGCCGTTGTCCCCCGGGGGGCGCTGGTTCCCCGCACGCTGACGCTCAAGGTCGGGATGTGTCTGTATGTGGGGGCTCTGGCCAGGATCGACTATCTGGAG GGAAAAAGTTCCTGCTGGTTCTCGGTCATCGTCAACCATCAGATCCCGCTTCACGTTTGCCCCGTGGAAAAGGCCGACGCCGTTTATCAGAAGCACGCTGGACGGAAGCTGCTGGGG GTGCCTTCTGGGGGAGCCGAACGCATGAAGAATTTTCCACCGTTGGTGCCCCGAGATTTTCAGCCGGAGGGTCGAGGTCGCCAGGAGGCGGCCGCCGACATCTTACTGTCTTCCGCAG GTTGGGTGGCGGTGACGGCGAGGGAGGGGCAGCGGCCGCTCCTGAGGGTTCACGGGCCCGCCGGCATTGCTTTCAGCCTGCGGACACCACCGCTACTCCCTGGCCTGGCGGTCTTAAAAAGGACACGCCGACGGGAGGACGAGTCACCGATAGAAACTGCAAAAATTTCATCcaataaagaaaatgtttattaa
- the nipsnap3a gene encoding protein NipSnap homolog 3A — MFHLSGSPSRQHCSVSLSTLDIWMLPASLGLNFSHSGFFSCHFLSLEMIRLLGCSRLSGRFQSRLLLPDARQTQPAVDLSTRHQPGGGALYEFRTYQIHPDRNSAFLKLTNEKIHLRTAHSELIGYWSVEYGALNQVFHIWKYESYAQRAAVRSALAQDERWINEYILHAIPMLTQQDNCVVTLLPWSRFGAPPKPGGVFELTSFRTRPGAGATWAASLRDDEAAGRPGFLAAFLGDVGHPDTVYTLRWFESADERSQSPCDGAAWGPVESRRNKLMFPCPFSPLK, encoded by the exons ATGTTTCATCTTTCCGGCAGCCCTTCAAGGCAGCACTGCTCTGTCTCTTTGAGTACTTTGGATATTTGGATGCTCCCTGCCTCGCTCGGCTTGAACTTTTCCcattctggatttttttcttgtcattttttatctttgGAAATGATCCGCTTGTTAGGCTGCTCGCGCCTGTCCGGTCGCTTCCAATCCCGTCTGCTGCTGCCGGACGCACGTCAAACTCAA CCCGCAGTTGACCTATCGACCCGACATCAGCCAGGAGGAGGAGCCCTGTACGAGTTCCGCACCTACCAAATCCATCCGGACCGAAACTCCGCCTTCTTGAAGCTGACCAACGAGAAGATTCACCTGAGGACCGCCCACTCAGAACTGATCGGCTACTGGAGCGTGGAGTACGGCGCTCTCAATCAGGTCTTCCATATTTGGAAGTATG AGTCGTACGCCCAACGCGCGGCGGTGCGCTCGGCGCTCGCTCAGGATGAGCGCTGGATCAACGAATATATCCTCCACGCCATACCCATGCTCACGCAACAGGATAATTGCGTCGTCACCCTCCTCCCGTGGAGCCGCTTCGGCGCCCCCCCTAAGCCCGGAG GCGTCTTTGAGCTGACGTCCTTCAGGACGCGCCCGGGGGCGGGCGCAACTTGGGCCGCGTCTCTCCGAGACGACGAAGCGGCCGGACGCCCTGGCTTTTTGGCGGCGTTCCTCGGCGACGTTGGCCATCCGGACACGG TTTACACCCTGCGCTGGTTCGAGAGTGCTGACGAGCGAAGCCAAAGCCCGTGTGACGGCGCCGCTTGGGGCCCGGTGGAATCTCGCCGTAACAAACTGATGTTCCCGTGTCCCTTCTCGCCACTCAAGTGA
- the b4galt1l gene encoding beta-1,4-galactosyltransferase 1, which translates to MASALSSSASASSAAPQSTRNFNFLHRLCKLVVVLCFLHISVTLLYYVRSLDIRSAFVRNQQQRNRDDGDPTGASTGPGSEALYNGTGTPKIWKNCPQTSPLLVGPLRVDFNIEVSLELAAKQNPQVGPGGRYRPADCRALQKVAVIIPFRKREPHLKFWLYYLHPILRRQQLDYGVYVINQEGDETFNRAKLLNVGYAEALKDYDYGCFVFSDVDLIPMDDRNIYKCFGQPRHLSVSMDKFGFRLPYNQYFGGVSSMSKEQYLKINGFPNNYWGWGGEDDDIFNRLASKGMSISRPSGDVGKCRMIRHERDERNDPNPQRFNRIAHTRETMNKDGIRSLSYKLLSKEKLALYTKITVDIGKP; encoded by the exons ATGGCCTCGGCCTTGTCCTCGTCTGCGTCCGCGTCTTCGGCGGCCCCGCAGTCGACGCGTAACTTCAACTTCCTGCATCGCCTGTGTAAGCTGGTGGTCGTGCTGTGCTTCCTGCACATCTCCGTCACGCTCCTCTACTATGTCCGCTCTCTGGACATCCGCTCCGCCTTCGTGCGCAACCAGCAGCAGCGGAACCGGGACGACGGCGACCCAACCGGTGCCAGTACTGGTCCCGGGAGCGAGGCGCTTTATAACGGGACCGGCACTCCCAAAATCTGGAAGAATTGCCCCCAAACTTCTCCTCTGCTCG TGGGTCCACTGCGAGTGGACTTCAACATCGAGGTGAGCCTGGAGCTGGCGGCCAAGCAGAACCCGCAGGTCGGTCCCGGCGGGCGCTACAGGCCCGCCGACTGCCGGGCCCTGCAGAAGGTGGCCGTTATCATCCCTTTCCGCAAGCGAGAACCGCACCTCAAGTTCTGGCTCTACTACCTGCACCCCATCCTGCGGCGCCAGCAGCTGGACTACGGCGTCTACGTCATCAACCAG GAGGGAGACGAGACCTTCAACCGGGCCAAACTGCTGAACGTGGGCTACGCCGAGGCGTTGAAGGATTACGACTACGGGTGTTTTGTCTTCAGCGACGTGGACTTGATCCCCATGGACGACCGCAACATCTACAAGTGCTTCGGCCAGCCCAGACACCTGTCCGTCAGCATGGACAAGTTTGGCTTCAG GTTGCCTTACAATCAGTACTTTGGCGGCGTGTCTTCCATGAGCAAGGAACAGTACCTGAAGATCAACGGCTTCCCCAACAACTATTGGGGCTGGGGTGGCGAGGATGACGACATTTTCAACAG GCTGGCGTCCAAAGGAATGTCCATCTCCAGGCCCAGCGGCGATGTGGGAAAATGCCGGATGATTCGTCACGAGAGGGACGAGCGCAACGATCCCAACCCTCAACG GTTCAACCGCATCGCTCACACCCGGGAGACCATGAACAAGGACGGCATCAGATCTCTGTCCTACAAATTGCTTTCCAAGGAAAAGTTGGCACTCTACACCAAGATCACGGTGGACATCGGCAAACCCTGA